The genomic region AGGGCATTCCGCATCACTTCCGAGCAATAGTATGGCAGCTGTTGTCCAATGCCCAGAACCTGCCCATAAAGGACCAGTACTCTGAGCTGCTGAAGATGACGTCGCCCTGCGAGAAGCTCATCCGCAGAGACATCGCCCGCACGTACCCCGAGCACGAGTTCTTCAAGGAGAAGGACAGCCTGGGCCAGGAGGTCCTCTTTAACGTCATGAAGGTACGCTCTCGTGAACAGCGACTCTTGAAGGTTCTCTCTTTTGAACTCGTGCTCTTGAAAGTATGATCTCCGgatctttcattctcttgatatCACCCTACCTCGGACCACTCTGCTTTCCAGTGGAAGCCGTGCAGGATTGGATGGGTTGGCTATTTTTTGGGATGTCATTGGTTCAGCACTGGTTAATGCCTTTGGTGAATGCTATTGGAAAGGAACTTAAGCTCAGTTAGGGCATTGTCTTTGTGGTTGGGCAATGGAGCTCTAGGACGTTGTTTTAATGAAAACATCAGTTAAATGTCTGAATGTAGATGTAGTTGGTTGAAAATGTTGAAGGGATCCCATGACTACAGCACCTGAGTCTGACCTTGAGTAGTAATGGTAGCACATGTAGTGTTAAGTATTCCAAATAGCCTTTGGGAATTGGTTGCAAACCTCAGCTTAGTAATGGCGTTTAAATGTAGAACACCTCTGGTCAAGAAGGCATTGGTGTGAGGTTTTTGGAAATTGTATCTTGGCTCTAAAACGACAAGATGAGTGTTTTGGTTTCACAGAGGTATTCATTAGACAGGCTTAGCGCTCGGTGCTGTTCTGGTGAAAAAGATACGGTCTCTAGTTCCTGTTGCCTCATGTCCACAGGTCCGTGTTCTCACCCCTGCACAGTTCTGCTAATGGATTCTGCTGCTCTACAAAGAAATTGGTCTGATCAGCGATTTTTGGCACTGTGGTACATGGCAGGAATAAATGCTTAGACACGAAGATTCTGTGGCCTTTCATGTATTTCACTGAGGATCCTTGTCACTAATAATGTTGTTTGGGACTCTATTCATACTTCCAAAGTGTTACAATGACCTACGTGACCTGCTGGGTGCAGAAGCTTCCCATCACCTTTGGATTGATGTTGTTGAATTAAACCTTCATCCCTGCTGACAGCATCTCAGCCAGTTCCTGTTCATTTCCTTTTGAATCCAGCTGATTCAGGGCAAATGCACATTAAGGCCCCCGAACACTCAGCTGACACCATGTGTTGTAGAAAACCGTCGCGAACACAGTCCCTGAAGTGCTCACGCAGCAGGGCTCCTGGACAGTGACTATTTTGAGCTGTCTTGTGTCTAAAAATGATTAGTACATTTATAGACTTAATGACTGTTGTTAGGCCCTTAGAACATCTGTAGATGTAAGAATATTAGCAGAACATTCCGGATTACACACGCAGCTCATCAGCGCAGCTCGTTATGCTGTAACCCTAATTGTAACTACAACAGCTTGATGGCAGTTCCTACATACTGCTTTGGGTCCACTCATTAGGCTCCACTCATTAGGGTCCACTTCTTGTTGTCACAGGCATACTCACTGGTGGACAGGGAGGTGGGCTACTGCCAAGGGAGTGCCTTCATCGTGGGTCTGCTCCTCATGCAGGTAACCGCCATCAAACCGAACAAAATCGGCATTATTCCGTGTTTAAACCAAACATAAAGGTTTACGTCTCTGCATGTGAAGTAATGAGCATGAGTAATGAGTGTCTGGATAAAATGATCAATGTTTATACAAATACCTATACTTAACAGTATTTGTGTATTGTGatatatttaagtttaaataataaatgttaGTTTGTCAGAGTTGGtgacactgtgtgtttgtgtacggtTAGATGCCAGAAGAGGAGgcgttctgtgtgtttgtgaagttGATGCAGGAGTATCGTCTGAGAGAGCTGTTCAAACCCAGCATGGCTGAACTGGGTCTCTGCATGTACCAGTTTGAGTGTATGATTCAGGTGGGTGCTGACTGGGTGTGTGACACAAAATATTTGATGAAGGGAAACAATGATATGGGTGTATGTGTACAGTCTTAAGTAAAATCTAAAATCTTAAGTAAAATCTAAAATCTTAAGTAAAATCTAAAAGTAATATACTGTTTTTCCACCCAAGCAATTAATAACTGTattaaaatatatgtattttaagaGCAGGAGGTACACGCAAGGTTGATGAATGTATTAGGTGATCATTTTCTTGGTGATAATGTGGTGAAGACATGCATGTATGGGTCTGGATTTGATGTTTGTAGTAGTCTAGCATTTGTTTGTACTGTTGGTACAAACATGCCACTGTGCGAAGACACCCTGGGGAGAGGTGCCCTGACAAAGACAGGCATGTCTCTCCGTGTCCTCGTCTTGACACTCTTCTTGGACGTCTGTGTCTCCACCAGGAGCAGCTGCCCGAGCTCCATATACACTTTCAGGCGCAGAGTTTCCACACGTCGATGTACGCCTCATCCTGGTTTCTCACCATCTTTCTCACCTCCTTTCCCCTGCCTGTTGCCACAAGGATCTTTGACATCTTCATGTGCGAGGTGAGAAGACAGCGAGTCCCAACAACCATCTTCTATCGGAGGCCGCCGTCTCGGGTTGCCCTGAGTGTTATGCGCTCACACTCGCGTTGACATATGTTTCCATTCTTGTTTCTAAGGATTCGTGCTGCTTTTAGCTGGTATGCTGGTATGAAGTGGGTGTTGGAATGCGAGCGAtgactgccctctgctggctcAACACGGTCATTGAAGATACTTCATTAACGTTTGCTTGTGTAATTGTATAGGGCCTGGAGATAGTTTTCCGTGTAGGCCTGGCCATCCTTCAGATGAATCAGGCAGAACTCATTCAGCTGGACATGGAGGGCATGTTACAGGTCTGTAGGTTTTACTTTTGTTTCTGTTGTCTCACCTTCTAGATCGTTCTACATGGTTGCTCACCCagccgttgtgtgtgtgtgtgtgtgtgtgtgtgtgtgtgtgtctgtgtgtgtgtgtgtgtgtgttggtgcttcCTCTGATGGTGTCTCTTTTCAATCAGTATTGTTTTGTCTCTGCTTTAAATTGACCTGGAGAGGAGCTTAATATTAATGAGATGTTCTTTCAAATTTGATGATTTGGCTGTGAATAATATTAATGCACTGATGGTGTCCTCTACCCCATCCAGAGCAGTTAAGAGAAGGGGATGTCACCTTTCCACTGTGACGTCTCCCCTTTATTGTATATTTAGCTTGTCATTTGAGAGGACGGAGAGTAGAACAGTTGGAACTCTCCACATTTCTGTTGTCTTTTAGTATTTTCAGAAGGTCATCCCTCACCAGCTGGACAGTGGGCCCGACAAAGTTATCCAGGTTGCTTACCAAGTGAAATACAATGCCAAAAAGATGAAGAAGTACGTATACACTCTCCAGAAGACATGATCtggatttgattgattgattgatcgaTCTGATCTCTCCGAGAGTAGCTGTAAATGTGTTATATGTTGTACATTTGCAGGTTGGAGAAAGAATACACTACCATAAAAACTaaggagatggaggaacaggTGGAGATAAAGGTGAGATGTTGgcatttttgtcatttttgtaCTGTGTTTCTGTGGTGTATATGCTTCCTTTATGGATCACCACAGATTTGTAGAAACTGAATGTTTGGTGGGACTGCAGGTCATCGCTGGGTCTCTCTTGTTTTGCAGAGACTGCGCACAGAGAACAGACTGCTGAAACAGAGGATCGACACCCTGGAGAAGGTGAGTGCTGGCTGCATATTCGACAGAAGGGGAGGAGCCGTGCGCTGTCAGTCAAACCATTTCACACCAGTCAAGCTCATCGTTACGCTGACTTTCATCTCCGACCTTTTCGTGACATGTCTCTCTGCTCACCAtcgctcagagagagagagagagagacagagcgctCACATGTACTAACATGGCTGTACATCTGCACGAGCAATAACAAATACATATTTACCCACCGGGGCCGCGAGTACTGACCAGTAGGCGTGCACAGCGTGCATGTTGGCTGTGTTTGTTCAAACAGGTAAGTAAAGTTCAGACCAGTGCACATCCGTCAGGCATGATGGTTCCAGTCAGGCAACGCTCCACCGGTTTATAACACTAACTGTACGGCTGCACGCAGACCCTGGCCGGTCGTGTCAGGCCTTCATTCCATGCCACGACCCGTGAATGCGGCATGCAGTGTTGCATGATGGGACACTCCAGCTGTGCCCCGGTGAATGGCGCAAGTTGTTTGCACTGGTTCGTCAAGACAAAAGGAAATACCcttctggcccctccccctaaCTTCCTGCATGAGATGCATGTTAACCTTTAGTGCTCTCCAAAACCATGACTGATGTCCCCACACCTAACCAGACGTCGTAAACGAGCATGGCGACCACGTGACCACGTTCAGACTCTCCATCGCTTCTGGCATTTTCTGCTCTTCCACTGCAGTTTCTCCGTAGCATTCACTGCTTTGCTTCATCACTGCTGCTGTGCTGTCACACCTGTGTCGTCACATCCAGGTTCCAGCTCTGGTCTTTTTCTACCCCGATTCTCTCCAGCAAATTTACATGGGCTTTTCTAACCTCTGTATTTCCTTATAGTATGTCCATAAGACAAAAGAAAACATGTTGACACGGCATTAGGGGAGTTGGGGAGGAAAAAGAACAGTTTTCTGTCAGAaatcactgttttttttttttggttttacaCTTCTGTGTTGTAATGTCCtttgatttctctctctctctgtgccttcctttgtggattttctgtttgtagGAAAGTGCTTCCTTGGCAGATAGATTGATCCAGGTATAACCTTCACTCTTCTCTCCCCCTGACCGTCTTCTTTCGGACTGTTTTCTACTTACTTGGGCAACTGTTGAGTGATTTGAATGTTTTGGAGTCATTGGAAGAATTCATGATGTAAAATGAAGCAGAGAAAATTCAAGATTCCAGAACATCCCAATCAACTAGCAAAAGACACGTCTAGGTTAAACACCTCCATATACTGCTGTATTGCTCTCCTTGCTGTGCATGCTTGAAATTACTTTGATAATTACACTTTTTAGTGAATTTGATTAACAAAATAAGCCCTGCTCTGAAGGAAAGTATTTTAACTCTGGCCGTTGATCTTGGTGATTGATGGAattacccccccaccccaccccacccctagAAATCAAGACCAAACAATAAAAGAAAATCTAATCTGTGAAATCAGCTCCGTGATCATCTAACCTGATATATTATCCCTATAAGAGCTGTTAACAGCATGTTGGCACATCCACTTCTAGTTTACTTGCCCCCTCTGCATCGTTTGCCTTCACACCGCCCCGCCCCGCCCACTTGGTTCATCCCGCCCACTATTGTGCGTGATTGGTTGCGTCAGGGTCAGGTGACGCGAGCACAGGAGGCGGAAGAGAATTACCTGGTCAAGCGGGAGCTGGCCACGGTGAAACAGCAGTGTGAAGAGGCCAGTGCGCAGCTGGAACAAGCCCAAAGCACCATCAGGCAGCTCCAGCTGAAGCAGCCGCCTGCGGTAAGGAAATGTTCACAGACCACAGACAGCGCCCCCTACAGGACAGGAGGACTGCTCAGAGCCTGCtgcttggagagagagagagatattccaaggggaataaaaaaaaataaaataacacacgCGTGCACTCACACTCAGAAGTGCTTTTTGAACTCTTTGGTAAGGCATTTCACTTAGCCAGAGATTCATACAGTTGCCTAGCAACACAGTCTGGGCTGTGGCAGAAATGGGATTTGGCAGTTCTTGTAATGGCACCATTCACATACATGACTGCGGGTTGGGACACGGTGTTTGGAGGAGAGCTGTGGTCATTTGCACGCCCAACTACGCTAATCAGCCTCGGGAATATGTATGAGCATGCAGATAATGCTGTGAATGGTCTCCGGGAGGCCCGTGGTCCTGCTGTGAACTGCTGGAAGCTAAATGAACAGTATGGGCATTCTCACCATAGAGACGGATCTCACTCGTTTGCACACTCGTGCTCGGGCATGGTGTAGCACCATGAGTAGTAAAGCACCATTGTACCTGTGTTGCTCTGTGAGTGACttttttttattgatttatctTTTTGATGCTTTTTTTCCTCATGAGGCATCAAATTTTTAGACTCTGCATGAGAGACATCCCCACCGGGATAAGCTGAACTCAACTATGAATGTGGGGAAAAAATGATGGCAGTAAGATGGCCGTGTTGCACaaaggaagggtgtgtgtgtgtgactgtgtgtgtgtgtgtgtgtgtgtgtgtgtgagaaactgAAACAGTGAAACTGTAAAGGTGTGTGATCCTCTGTTAGAGCcgtgctctctcgctctcttgtAGAAGGTGAACCCACGTTACTCGGAGGACTTCGTCCTGCAGCTGGAGAAGGAGCTGGTGCAGGCCAGGCTGAAGGAGGCTGAGTCCCAGTGTGCCCTCAAAGAGATGCAGGACAAGATCCTGGACATGGAGCAGGTGTGCTCatcatctcctccaccacctacatTATACACTCCTCTATTTACATGTATTGTTTTGTACCAAAGAGACTGTGCAGGGAGTGTGCTGCAGGTTCAAGTGaaaagtgtgtgttgtgttccagAGAAACACGTCTCTGCCGGATGAGAATAACGTGGTGCGACTGCAGGAGGAGCTGATAGGTGTGAAGCTCAGGGAGGCCGAGGCTCTGATGGGCCTCAAAGAGCTCAGACAGCAGGTGCGGGACCTGGAAGACCATTGGCAGGTGAATAACCTcttactctctcactcactcactcactcacacacactcactcacactcactcactcacgcacgcactTACGCTGTGCCACTCTGCTGCGTAGAGGCACCTGGCGCGTACGGCTGGCCGCTGGAAGGACAGCCCTCGCAAGAACACCAGCAGTGAGCTGCAGGACGAGCTGATGAGTGTGAGGCTGAGAGAAGCAGAAGTTCAGGCTGAGCTGCGCGAGACCAGGCAGAGACTGCTGGAGATGGAgacgcaggtacacacacacacacacacacacacaaacatacacacacacacacacacacacacatagaaacatatatatacacacacacacacacgcatagaaacatatatacacacacacacacacacatagaaacatatatatacacacacacacatagaaacatatatatatatatacacacacacacatagaaacatatatatacacacacacacatagaaacatatatatatatacacacacacacacatagaaacatatatatacacacacacacttagaaacatatatttacacacacacacacacacacacacacacagaaacatatatacacacacacacacacatagaaacatgaatatatacacacacacacacacacttagaaacatatatttacacacatagaaacatatatatatatatatatatacacacacacacacacacatagaaacatatatatacacacacacacacatagaaacatatatatacacacacacacacacacacataaacatatatatacacacacacacacacatagaaacatacacacacacatgcacacacatagaaacatatata from Brachyhypopomus gauderio isolate BG-103 chromosome 8, BGAUD_0.2, whole genome shotgun sequence harbors:
- the evi5b gene encoding ecotropic viral integration site 5 protein homolog isoform X3 — translated: MVATEKVAGKLSSTLSWVKNSVSHTVSQMASQVATPSSLHTTVGSSTVSLTSPGLSPSTPSSAQLSPDDVELLAKLEEQNRLLETDSKSLRSVNGSRRNSGSSLVSSSSASSNLSHLEEDSWILWGRIVNEWDEVRKKKEKQLKDLVRKGIPHHFRAIVWQLLSNAQNLPIKDQYSELLKMTSPCEKLIRRDIARTYPEHEFFKEKDSLGQEVLFNVMKAYSLVDREVGYCQGSAFIVGLLLMQMPEEEAFCVFVKLMQEYRLRELFKPSMAELGLCMYQFECMIQEQLPELHIHFQAQSFHTSMYASSWFLTIFLTSFPLPVATRIFDIFMCEGLEIVFRVGLAILQMNQAELIQLDMEGMLQYFQKVIPHQLDSGPDKVIQVAYQVKYNAKKMKKLEKEYTTIKTKEMEEQVEIKRLRTENRLLKQRIDTLEKESASLADRLIQKVNPRYSEDFVLQLEKELVQARLKEAESQCALKEMQDKILDMEQRNTSLPDENNVVRLQEELIGVKLREAEALMGLKELRQQVRDLEDHWQRHLARTAGRWKDSPRKNTSSELQDELMSVRLREAEVQAELRETRQRLLEMETQNQIHTNQLRRAEQEARHLQERLQILTNQTKMLHGELQEAKRKQAETECKNKEEVMAVRLREADNIAAMAELQQQISELEIQKEEGKVKGHLNNTDSSQHIRELKDRITELSQEIRCLKGQRGLPGQTSFDGIHIVNHYRGDDESYQSSDEDNMKLTSHLTACRGGGRITLHPQLVDSDSEGDEDGEELRLTVPLNSSHKTTTV
- the evi5b gene encoding ecotropic viral integration site 5 protein homolog isoform X1, yielding MVATEKVAGKLSSTLSWVKNSVSHTVSQMASQVATPSSLHTTVGSSTVSLTSPGLSPSTPSSAQLSPDDVELLAKLEEQNRLLETDSKSLRSVNGSRRNSGSSLVSSSSASSNLSHLEEDSWILWGRIVNEWDEVRKKKEKQLKDLVRKGIPHHFRAIVWQLLSNAQNLPIKDQYSELLKMTSPCEKLIRRDIARTYPEHEFFKEKDSLGQEVLFNVMKAYSLVDREVGYCQGSAFIVGLLLMQMPEEEAFCVFVKLMQEYRLRELFKPSMAELGLCMYQFECMIQEQLPELHIHFQAQSFHTSMYASSWFLTIFLTSFPLPVATRIFDIFMCEGLEIVFRVGLAILQMNQAELIQLDMEGMLQYFQKVIPHQLDSGPDKVIQVAYQVKYNAKKMKKLEKEYTTIKTKEMEEQVEIKRLRTENRLLKQRIDTLEKESASLADRLIQGQVTRAQEAEENYLVKRELATVKQQCEEASAQLEQAQSTIRQLQLKQPPAKVNPRYSEDFVLQLEKELVQARLKEAESQCALKEMQDKILDMEQRNTSLPDENNVVRLQEELIGVKLREAEALMGLKELRQQVRDLEDHWQRHLARTAGRWKDSPRKNTSSELQDELMSVRLREAEVQAELRETRQRLLEMETQNQIHTNQLRRAEQEARHLQERLQILTNQTKMLHGELQEAKRKQAETECKNKEEVMAVRLREADNIAAMAELQQQISELEIQKEEGKVKGHLNNTDSSQHIRELKDRITELSQEIRCLKGQRGLPGQTSFDGIHIVNHYRGDDESYQSSDEDNMKLTSHLTACRGGGRITLHPQLVDSDSEGDEDGEELRLTVPLNSSHKTTTV
- the evi5b gene encoding ecotropic viral integration site 5 protein homolog isoform X4, yielding MVATEKVAGKLSSTLSWVKNSVSHTVSQMASQVATPSSLHTTVGSSTVSLTSPGLSPSTPSSAQLSPDDVELLAKLEEQNRLLETDSKSLRSVNGSRRNSGSSLVSSSSASSNLSHLEEDSWILWGRIVNEWDEVRKKKEKQLKDLVRKGIPHHFRAIVWQLLSNAQNLPIKDQYSELLKMTSPCEKLIRRDIARTYPEHEFFKEKDSLGQEVLFNVMKAYSLVDREVGYCQGSAFIVGLLLMQMPEEEAFCVFVKLMQEYRLRELFKPSMAELGLCMYQFECMIQEQLPELHIHFQAQSFHTSMYASSWFLTIFLTSFPLPVATRIFDIFMCEGLEIVFRVGLAILQMNQAELIQLDMEGMLQYFQKVIPHQLDSGPDKVIQVAYQVKYNAKKMKKLEKEYTTIKTKEMEEQVEIKRLRTENRLLKQRIDTLEKKVNPRYSEDFVLQLEKELVQARLKEAESQCALKEMQDKILDMEQRNTSLPDENNVVRLQEELIGVKLREAEALMGLKELRQQVRDLEDHWQRHLARTAGRWKDSPRKNTSSELQDELMSVRLREAEVQAELRETRQRLLEMETQNQIHTNQLRRAEQEARHLQERLQILTNQTKMLHGELQEAKRKQAETECKNKEEVMAVRLREADNIAAMAELQQQISELEIQKEEGKVKGHLNNTDSSQHIRELKDRITELSQEIRCLKGQRGLPGQTSFDGIHIVNHYRGDDESYQSSDEDNMKLTSHLTACRGGGRITLHPQLVDSDSEGDEDGEELRLTVPLNSSHKTTTV
- the evi5b gene encoding ecotropic viral integration site 5 protein homolog isoform X2; protein product: MASQVATPSSLHTTVGSSTVSLTSPGLSPSTPSSAQLSPDDVELLAKLEEQNRLLETDSKSLRSVNGSRRNSGSSLVSSSSASSNLSHLEEDSWILWGRIVNEWDEVRKKKEKQLKDLVRKGIPHHFRAIVWQLLSNAQNLPIKDQYSELLKMTSPCEKLIRRDIARTYPEHEFFKEKDSLGQEVLFNVMKAYSLVDREVGYCQGSAFIVGLLLMQMPEEEAFCVFVKLMQEYRLRELFKPSMAELGLCMYQFECMIQEQLPELHIHFQAQSFHTSMYASSWFLTIFLTSFPLPVATRIFDIFMCEGLEIVFRVGLAILQMNQAELIQLDMEGMLQYFQKVIPHQLDSGPDKVIQVAYQVKYNAKKMKKLEKEYTTIKTKEMEEQVEIKRLRTENRLLKQRIDTLEKESASLADRLIQGQVTRAQEAEENYLVKRELATVKQQCEEASAQLEQAQSTIRQLQLKQPPAKVNPRYSEDFVLQLEKELVQARLKEAESQCALKEMQDKILDMEQRNTSLPDENNVVRLQEELIGVKLREAEALMGLKELRQQVRDLEDHWQRHLARTAGRWKDSPRKNTSSELQDELMSVRLREAEVQAELRETRQRLLEMETQNQIHTNQLRRAEQEARHLQERLQILTNQTKMLHGELQEAKRKQAETECKNKEEVMAVRLREADNIAAMAELQQQISELEIQKEEGKVKGHLNNTDSSQHIRELKDRITELSQEIRCLKGQRGLPGQTSFDGIHIVNHYRGDDESYQSSDEDNMKLTSHLTACRGGGRITLHPQLVDSDSEGDEDGEELRLTVPLNSSHKTTTV